One Serpentinicella alkaliphila DNA segment encodes these proteins:
- a CDS encoding YdeI/OmpD-associated family protein, translated as MKFPELYRRIRIDTIQQMKNQSELFTKRLEKFIKNTKQGKMYGSHGLIMAASVNINWV; from the coding sequence ATGAAATTCCCTGAGCTCTATAGACGAATAAGAATAGATACAATTCAACAGATGAAGAATCAATCTGAGCTATTTACGAAAAGGCTGGAAAAATTTATAAAGAATACTAAGCAAGGCAAGATGTATGGCTCTCATGGATTGATAATGGCCGCCTCAGTGAATATTAACTGGGTATAA